One genomic segment of Quadrisphaera sp. RL12-1S includes these proteins:
- a CDS encoding MMPL family transporter, with protein sequence MARWLYALGSLAGRRPRTVIGTWLALLALGVTGYLTLGGTLSSTVSLPGTPTARVAAQLQREFPAASGGSGTVVFHATDGAALTETQRAQVSQLLQRVASTPGVKGVVDPSTTTAEREQRAAQLQSGQQQLQAARAQLDAGQAQLDAGRAQLQALPAAAQQSARVQAQLSALDQQQAQVDAGRAQLEEQARQADLGSRLLAVSEGVRQVSQDGGTALGVVQFTLPQDQVTPETKEAVASQLQGADLPGVQVALSQELVQEVPEVLGPGEAVGLVIAAVALLVVLGTAIAAAVPIVSAVVGVGVGVTAALSLSGVVDMISVTPVLGVMLGLAVGIDYSLFLINRHRRQLLHGMELRPSIALATGTAGNAVLFAGLTVVIALAALNVTGIGFLGLMGTVGAFCVLVAVAMAVTFTPAVLSLLGARVLRRKERAFYDRHDAAAEQQRHDDDAAEAAAQGALRPMRTGRAVLTVVLGVAVLGVLAVPAASLRLGLPDGSSESRDSTQYQAFELTQRAFGEGVNGPLLVVADLAQPVTGTDQLADQVRIAEQLKGLPDVAAVAPIGASADQRLLAFQVVPTSGPTAEATETLVKDIRALPEGYGVAGVASGNIDVSEKLAGALPGYLGLVVGLSLLILVVVFRSLLVPLTATLGFVLSLFATLGAITAVYQWGWLGSVFGVTTPGPVLSFLPTIVIGIMFGLAMDYQLFLVSGMREAYAHGAGARTAVTAGVKAGRRVVVAAAIIMISVFAGFIGSDSVIIRSFGFGLAFGVLADAFLVRLLVIPAVMHLLGASAWWLPRWLARVLPDVDVEGASLERSHGGGSTTGAPQAAPAG encoded by the coding sequence GTGGCCCGCTGGCTCTACGCGCTCGGCTCCCTGGCGGGGCGCCGACCCCGCACCGTGATCGGCACCTGGCTGGCGCTGCTCGCCCTGGGCGTGACGGGGTACCTCACCCTGGGCGGCACGCTGTCGTCGACGGTGAGCCTGCCCGGGACGCCCACGGCGAGGGTCGCCGCGCAGCTGCAGCGGGAGTTCCCCGCCGCCAGCGGCGGCAGCGGCACGGTGGTGTTCCACGCCACCGACGGCGCCGCCCTCACCGAGACCCAGCGCGCGCAGGTCTCCCAGCTCCTGCAGCGCGTGGCGTCGACCCCCGGGGTCAAGGGCGTGGTCGACCCCTCCACCACCACCGCTGAGCGCGAGCAGCGAGCGGCCCAGCTGCAGTCGGGCCAGCAGCAGCTGCAGGCCGCCCGGGCCCAGCTCGACGCCGGCCAGGCGCAGCTCGACGCCGGCCGGGCCCAGCTGCAGGCGCTGCCGGCCGCCGCGCAGCAGTCGGCGCGGGTGCAGGCGCAGCTGTCCGCCCTCGACCAGCAGCAGGCCCAGGTCGACGCCGGCCGCGCGCAGCTGGAGGAGCAGGCCCGCCAGGCGGACCTCGGCAGCCGCCTGCTCGCCGTGTCCGAGGGCGTCCGACAGGTCTCGCAGGACGGTGGCACCGCCCTCGGGGTGGTCCAGTTCACCCTGCCCCAGGACCAGGTCACCCCCGAGACCAAGGAGGCCGTCGCCTCCCAGCTGCAGGGCGCGGACCTGCCGGGCGTGCAGGTGGCCCTCAGCCAGGAGCTGGTCCAGGAGGTCCCCGAGGTCCTCGGCCCCGGTGAGGCGGTGGGCCTGGTCATCGCCGCTGTGGCGCTGCTCGTGGTGCTCGGCACCGCGATCGCCGCCGCGGTGCCGATCGTCTCCGCCGTGGTGGGCGTGGGCGTCGGGGTCACCGCGGCCCTGTCGCTGTCCGGCGTCGTCGACATGATCTCCGTGACGCCCGTCCTCGGCGTGATGCTCGGCCTGGCGGTCGGCATCGACTACTCCCTGTTCCTCATCAACCGCCACCGCCGGCAGCTGCTGCACGGGATGGAGCTGCGGCCCTCGATCGCCCTGGCCACCGGGACCGCGGGCAACGCCGTGCTCTTCGCGGGCCTGACGGTGGTCATCGCCCTGGCCGCGCTCAACGTCACCGGGATCGGCTTCCTGGGGCTGATGGGCACCGTCGGCGCCTTCTGCGTGCTCGTCGCGGTGGCGATGGCCGTGACGTTCACCCCCGCCGTGCTCTCCCTGCTGGGGGCTCGCGTGCTGCGGCGGAAGGAGCGCGCGTTCTACGACCGGCACGACGCCGCCGCGGAGCAGCAGCGCCACGACGACGACGCGGCCGAGGCTGCCGCCCAGGGGGCGCTGCGCCCGATGCGCACCGGCCGCGCCGTGCTCACCGTGGTCCTCGGTGTGGCCGTGCTCGGCGTGCTGGCCGTGCCCGCGGCGTCGCTGCGCCTCGGGCTGCCGGACGGCTCCTCGGAGTCGAGGGACTCCACCCAGTACCAGGCCTTCGAGCTCACCCAGCGCGCCTTCGGCGAGGGCGTCAACGGTCCGCTGCTGGTGGTGGCCGACCTGGCCCAGCCGGTCACGGGCACCGACCAGCTGGCCGACCAGGTGCGCATCGCCGAGCAGCTCAAGGGCCTGCCGGACGTCGCCGCCGTCGCCCCGATCGGCGCCTCCGCCGACCAGCGGCTGCTCGCGTTCCAGGTGGTCCCGACGAGCGGCCCCACCGCTGAGGCGACCGAGACCCTCGTCAAGGACATCAGGGCCCTGCCCGAGGGCTACGGGGTGGCCGGTGTCGCCAGCGGCAACATCGACGTCTCCGAGAAGCTGGCCGGCGCGCTCCCGGGCTACCTCGGCCTCGTGGTGGGGCTGTCGCTGCTCATCCTCGTCGTCGTCTTCCGGTCCCTGCTGGTGCCGCTCACGGCGACGCTGGGCTTCGTGCTGTCGCTGTTCGCCACCCTCGGCGCCATCACCGCGGTCTACCAGTGGGGCTGGCTCGGGTCGGTGTTCGGCGTGACGACGCCCGGCCCGGTGCTGAGCTTCCTGCCCACGATCGTCATCGGGATCATGTTCGGGCTGGCGATGGACTACCAGCTCTTCCTCGTGTCCGGCATGCGCGAGGCGTACGCCCACGGTGCCGGCGCGCGCACCGCCGTCACAGCGGGCGTGAAGGCGGGGCGCCGGGTGGTGGTCGCCGCGGCCATCATCATGATCTCGGTCTTCGCCGGGTTCATCGGCTCCGACTCGGTGATCATCAGGTCGTTCGGGTTCGGGCTGGCCTTCGGTGTGCTCGCCGACGCCTTCCTCGTGCGGCTGCTCGTCATCCCCGCGGTGATGCACCTGCTGGGGGCCAGCGCGTGGTGGCTGCCGCGCTGGCTCGCGAGGGTGCTGCCCGACGTGGACGTCGAGGGGGCCTCCCTGGAGCGGTCCCACGGCGGCGGGTCGACGACCGGGGCCCCGCAGGCTGCTCCGGCCGGGTGA
- a CDS encoding EAL domain-containing protein translates to MPQRPAPHTARAGEARRGVWDVADLRELVAGGRSAGELLVRYQPVVRTEDGEPLAVEALARWRRPDGALVPPDRFIGVAEAHGLGAALDELVLHEALHQVLRWDAAGVRVHRVGVNLGRSSVERQDLLDVVARACACAGTGADRLVLEVLEHDRLHLDDGVLDRLQALTDSGATLAVDDFGCGFADVGRLAQLPTGLVKLDRSLLPGSGALRARTAPDPERLLAAVVALVREAGAEVTAEGVETAEQRAACARAGVGHLQGWLFAPALEADAVVDLWRAHAAGQQPGQQSGQQSGEQGAHPAIPLLASSSSS, encoded by the coding sequence GTGCCCCAGCGACCCGCACCGCACACCGCACGGGCGGGGGAGGCCCGGCGGGGCGTCTGGGACGTGGCCGACCTGCGCGAGCTGGTGGCCGGCGGCCGGTCGGCGGGAGAGCTGCTGGTGCGCTACCAGCCCGTGGTCCGCACCGAGGACGGCGAGCCGCTGGCCGTGGAGGCCCTGGCCCGCTGGCGCCGGCCCGACGGCGCCCTGGTGCCGCCGGACCGGTTCATCGGGGTGGCCGAGGCCCACGGCCTGGGCGCCGCGCTCGACGAGCTGGTGCTCCACGAGGCGCTGCACCAGGTGCTGCGCTGGGACGCCGCCGGTGTCCGCGTGCACCGCGTGGGCGTCAACCTGGGCCGGTCCAGCGTGGAGCGCCAGGACCTGCTCGACGTGGTCGCCCGCGCCTGCGCCTGCGCCGGGACGGGAGCGGACCGGCTGGTGCTGGAGGTGCTCGAGCACGACCGCCTCCACCTCGACGACGGCGTGCTCGACCGGCTCCAGGCGCTGACCGACTCCGGCGCGACCCTGGCCGTGGACGACTTCGGCTGCGGGTTCGCTGACGTGGGCCGCCTGGCCCAGCTGCCGACCGGGCTGGTGAAGCTGGACCGCTCGCTGCTGCCCGGGAGCGGCGCTCTTCGGGCGCGCACCGCACCGGACCCGGAGCGGCTCCTCGCCGCGGTGGTGGCGCTGGTCCGCGAGGCCGGCGCCGAGGTGACGGCCGAGGGGGTCGAGACCGCCGAGCAGCGCGCCGCGTGCGCCCGCGCTGGCGTGGGCCACCTGCAGGGGTGGCTGTTCGCCCCCGCGCTGGAGGCGGACGCCGTGGTGGACCTGTGGCGCGCGCACGCGGCCGGTCAGCAGCCCGGTCAGCAGTCAGGTCAGCAGTCGGGTGAGCAGGGGGCGCATCCGGCCATCCCGCTGCTGGCCTCGTCGTCGTCGTCCTGA
- a CDS encoding cell wall-binding repeat-containing protein produces the protein MECPQTPRPPRSRRRPAGAAAAVVVVGVLGVVGVGDGPPAQAVPVYGQAVLGAGSLTGAAGVTTSADGSTVYVLDGSTIKAFGTSSGGSVPAPTTLTGVSGPQDLALGGPAGAPVLYIADTGNHRVVSLPVSALGTGSPTLTPVAGTSTSGAPVPGPATSSPLTAPQGVAWDPASSTLYIADTGNNQVEKVVAGTLAVVAGTGSSTPGAQTPGLATASRLNAPRDVATDPAGNVYIADTGNGAVEVVSGTQLTTLTTAASPLSVATDGTTLFVGTGTSVVAAPVSGGAASAVATGLTAPEGLAATATGTAVVGDAAGSASRVVVLSPTGVAAAPLITSAAPTSAAKGVALSRAFTASGFPQPTWSIVGTPPASITGLAIGTTSGLLTGTPTASGPVTFTVRATNAQGHDDQVVSLAVGSVPATISTKPTATAGQGGATATWTAPTASTAAGEAVTGYVVTPTCGGSAGAPRSVPAGVLSTTFSGLKAGAACTFTVAATNAFGTAAPSPASAAVTPYGGIAGPGPGLTRYQGGNRVLTAVTTSRQLFPDTGSARAVVVASSTSYADSLAGARLAAAVGAPLLLTDPLALNPEVAAEVARVLAVPAAPSTSPVALAAADASATAVKPTATGTVYLLGGTTAVSAATETALRAVSTKYTVTRLSGADRYETAVKIAAQTAVDDPVPGAPVYVASGADYPDGLAVAALASRTGGVVLLTQGSTMPAATLGYLQTYDPNSELLVAVGGPAAAATAGHGGDRAIVGTDRYDTARLVAARFTAQPGAPRVDDVGLATGTNWPDALAGAAAMGNLRGPLLLTRPDSLSPAVAPALRALSTAGRPTSALVFGGPSVVSPGAADAFAAVVAG, from the coding sequence GTGGAGTGCCCGCAGACGCCCCGGCCGCCCCGGTCGCGGCGGCGGCCCGCCGGTGCGGCGGCCGCGGTCGTCGTCGTCGGGGTCCTCGGGGTGGTGGGCGTGGGCGACGGACCCCCCGCGCAGGCGGTGCCCGTCTACGGGCAGGCGGTGCTCGGCGCGGGCTCGCTCACCGGCGCCGCGGGCGTGACCACCAGCGCCGACGGCAGCACCGTCTACGTGCTCGACGGCAGCACCATCAAGGCGTTCGGCACGTCCTCGGGCGGCTCGGTCCCCGCGCCCACCACCCTCACCGGGGTGAGCGGCCCGCAGGACCTCGCCCTCGGCGGCCCCGCCGGAGCGCCGGTGCTCTACATCGCCGACACGGGCAACCACCGCGTGGTCTCCCTGCCGGTGTCGGCGCTCGGCACCGGCTCACCCACCCTGACGCCCGTGGCGGGCACCTCCACGTCCGGGGCCCCCGTCCCAGGGCCGGCGACCAGCTCGCCGCTGACGGCCCCGCAGGGGGTCGCGTGGGACCCGGCGAGCAGCACCCTCTACATCGCCGACACCGGCAACAACCAGGTCGAGAAGGTGGTCGCGGGCACCCTCGCCGTGGTCGCCGGCACCGGGTCGTCCACCCCCGGCGCCCAGACCCCGGGCCTGGCCACGGCCTCGCGGCTCAACGCGCCCCGCGACGTCGCCACGGACCCCGCCGGCAACGTCTACATCGCCGACACCGGCAACGGCGCCGTCGAGGTGGTCAGCGGCACGCAGCTGACCACACTCACCACCGCCGCGTCTCCGCTGTCCGTGGCCACCGACGGCACCACGCTGTTCGTCGGCACGGGCACCTCCGTGGTGGCGGCGCCGGTGTCCGGCGGGGCGGCGTCGGCGGTGGCCACCGGGCTCACCGCGCCCGAGGGCCTGGCCGCCACCGCCACCGGCACGGCCGTCGTGGGCGACGCGGCCGGGTCGGCCTCCCGCGTGGTGGTGCTCTCCCCCACCGGCGTGGCGGCCGCCCCGCTCATCACGTCCGCGGCCCCCACCAGCGCCGCCAAGGGCGTCGCCCTGAGCCGCGCCTTCACGGCCAGCGGCTTCCCGCAGCCGACGTGGTCGATCGTCGGCACCCCGCCGGCGAGCATCACCGGGCTGGCGATCGGCACCACGTCGGGTCTGCTGACGGGCACGCCGACCGCCTCGGGGCCGGTGACCTTCACGGTGCGGGCCACCAACGCCCAGGGCCACGACGACCAGGTGGTGAGCCTCGCGGTGGGTTCGGTGCCCGCCACCATCTCCACCAAGCCCACCGCGACCGCGGGGCAGGGCGGCGCCACCGCCACCTGGACCGCCCCCACGGCGAGCACCGCCGCCGGCGAGGCCGTGACGGGCTACGTGGTCACGCCCACCTGCGGCGGCAGCGCCGGCGCGCCGCGCTCCGTGCCGGCCGGCGTGCTGTCCACCACCTTCTCGGGCCTCAAGGCGGGCGCCGCCTGCACGTTCACCGTGGCGGCCACCAACGCCTTCGGCACCGCGGCGCCGTCTCCGGCGTCCGCAGCGGTCACGCCGTACGGTGGCATCGCCGGCCCCGGGCCCGGGCTGACCCGGTACCAGGGCGGCAACCGGGTGCTCACCGCGGTGACCACGTCCCGGCAGCTGTTCCCGGACACCGGCAGCGCCCGCGCGGTGGTGGTGGCCAGCTCCACCAGCTACGCCGACTCCCTCGCCGGTGCCCGGCTGGCCGCGGCCGTGGGCGCCCCCCTGCTGCTCACCGACCCGCTGGCCCTCAACCCCGAGGTGGCCGCGGAGGTCGCCCGCGTGCTGGCGGTCCCGGCGGCCCCCAGCACGTCACCGGTGGCGCTGGCCGCCGCCGACGCCTCGGCCACCGCGGTGAAGCCGACCGCCACCGGCACCGTCTACCTGCTCGGCGGCACCACGGCCGTCTCGGCCGCCACGGAGACCGCGCTCCGGGCGGTGAGCACCAAGTACACCGTCACGCGGCTGTCCGGGGCGGACCGCTACGAGACCGCCGTGAAGATCGCCGCCCAGACCGCCGTCGACGACCCCGTGCCCGGCGCTCCGGTCTACGTGGCCAGCGGTGCGGACTACCCGGACGGGCTCGCGGTCGCGGCGCTCGCCTCCCGCACCGGCGGGGTGGTGCTCCTCACCCAGGGCTCCACCATGCCGGCGGCCACGCTCGGCTACCTGCAGACGTACGACCCGAACAGCGAGCTGCTCGTGGCCGTGGGCGGCCCGGCCGCGGCGGCCACCGCCGGGCACGGCGGGGACCGCGCGATCGTCGGGACCGACCGCTACGACACCGCGCGCCTGGTCGCGGCGCGGTTCACGGCCCAGCCCGGAGCGCCCCGCGTCGATGACGTGGGCCTGGCCACCGGCACCAACTGGCCGGACGCCCTGGCGGGGGCCGCGGCGATGGGCAACCTCCGCGGGCCGCTGCTGCTGACCCGGCCGGACTCCCTCTCACCAGCGGTGGCACCGGCGCTGCGGGCGCTGTCGACGGCGGGCAGGCCCACGTCGGCGCTGGTGTTCGGCGGTCCGTCGGTGGTGTCCCCGGGCGCCGCCGACGCCTTCGCCGCCGTCGTGGCCGGCTGA